A window of the Paralichthys olivaceus isolate ysfri-2021 chromosome 5, ASM2471397v2, whole genome shotgun sequence genome harbors these coding sequences:
- the LOC109639948 gene encoding zinc finger protein 646-like isoform X7, translated as MYARTNTGSAHGDFQDRNGVNYVTSTETFGHCSQLFWKKDPNDSGPSSTISWCDQLPSSSAALTTSSLSAASLSTSSLSLDSRAPPPATTTVADDMESDERPYVCDMCTCAYKHASSLLNHKLTHKTGDFRCDFCSKPYTNYMSLRNHMRIHGQKRYMCDLCGKAFRLARYLRNHQRIHDDGPNRFDCPSCCKSFRTMLELAQHRCTAAASNQSGSRRSNFSTTPRRQQQRQNNANSMMQQQHGGHGRQEPLPSHCVSPMSQGGQGGNVASQSVPDPHQGRPSSVSSQSSQQSMRSSSSNKHVSSSSAAPSSSYSLLQPLVPEPKHQDTFSLAPQRPLTTINPIGHSLHPNGAPTLKPSPVPRTIQAMPWEQRSLYNQ; from the exons ATGTACGCCCGAACGAATACCGGCAGCGCACACGGAGACTTCCAGGATCGAAACGGAGTAAATTATGTGACATCGACAGAGACCTTCGGTCACTGCTCTCAATTGTTCTGGAAAAAGGATCCCAACGACTCCGGA CCGAGTTCGACCATCAGTTGGTGTGATCAGCTCCCTTCGTCCTCAGCAGCCCTCACCACCTCCAGTCTCTCCGCAGCGTCACTGTCCACCTCTAGTCTTTCCCTGGACTCCAGAGCGCCACCCCCTGCAACGACGACGGTGGCAGACGACATGGAATCCGACGAGAGGCCATACGTCTGTGACATGTGCACCTGCGCCTACAAGCACGCCAGCTCCCTGCTCAACCACAAGCTCACCCACAAGACAGGAGACTTCAG ATGCGACTTTTGCAGCAAGCCCTACACCAACTACATGTCCCTACGCAACCATATGCGAATTCACGGTCAGAAGCGCTACATGTGCGACCTGTGCGGGAAGGCCTTCCGCCTTGCCCGGTACCTCCGTAACCACCAGAGGATCCACGATGACGGACCCAACCGCTTTGACTGTCCCTCTTGCTGCAAGAGCTTCAGGACTATGCTGGAGCTGGCCCAGCATCGCTGCACCGCTGCTGCATCtaaccag TCTGGCAGTCGCCGGTCCAATTTCTCCACCACTCCTCGCCgtcagcagcagcggcagaaCAACGCTAACTCCATGATGCAACAGCAACATGGAGGACACGGTCGACAGGAACCTCTTCCCTCCCACTGCGTGTCACCAATGTCTCAGGGCGGGCAAGGCGGCAATGTGGCCAGCCAGTCCGTACCTGACCCCCACCAG GGCCGTCCCAGTTCAGTGTCCTCCCAGAGCAGCCAGCAGAGCATGAGGAGCTCGTCCTCCAACAAACACGTCTCCTCCTCTAGCGCCGCCCCATCCTCCTCCTACTCCCTGCTCCAGCCCCTGGTGCCTGAG CCGAAGCACCAGGACACTTTCTCTCTGGCCCCCCAGCGGCCCCTCACCACCATCAACCCCATTGGCCACTCCCTTCATCCGAACGGAGCGCCCACACTCAAGCCTTCCCCCGTGCCACGCACCATCCAGGCCATGCCCTGGGAGCAGCGCTCCCTCTACAATCAATGA
- the LOC109639948 gene encoding zinc finger protein 646-like isoform X2 gives MYARTNTGSAHGDFQDRNGVNYVTSTETFGHCSQLFWKKDPNDSGPSSTISWCDQLPSSSAALTTSSLSAASLSTSSLSLDSRAPPPATTTVADDMESDERPYVCDMCTCAYKHASSLLNHKLTHKTGDFRCDFCSKPYTNYMSLRNHMRIHGQKRYMCDLCGKAFRLARYLRNHQRIHDDGPNRFDCPSCCKSFRTMLELAQHRCTAAASNQNRFNCPSCFKSYRSMLDLAQHRCSAAAKNQSGSRRSNFSTTPRRQQQRQNNANSMMQQQHGGHGRQEPLPSHCVSPMSQGGQGGNVASQSVPDPHQGRPSSVSSQSSQQSMRSSSSNKHVSSSSAAPSSSYSLLQPLVPEVKEMSLGYTRLSANPMPKHQDTFSLAPQRPLTTINPIGHSLHPNGAPTLKPSPVPRTIQAMPWEQRSLYNQ, from the exons ATGTACGCCCGAACGAATACCGGCAGCGCACACGGAGACTTCCAGGATCGAAACGGAGTAAATTATGTGACATCGACAGAGACCTTCGGTCACTGCTCTCAATTGTTCTGGAAAAAGGATCCCAACGACTCCGGA CCGAGTTCGACCATCAGTTGGTGTGATCAGCTCCCTTCGTCCTCAGCAGCCCTCACCACCTCCAGTCTCTCCGCAGCGTCACTGTCCACCTCTAGTCTTTCCCTGGACTCCAGAGCGCCACCCCCTGCAACGACGACGGTGGCAGACGACATGGAATCCGACGAGAGGCCATACGTCTGTGACATGTGCACCTGCGCCTACAAGCACGCCAGCTCCCTGCTCAACCACAAGCTCACCCACAAGACAGGAGACTTCAG ATGCGACTTTTGCAGCAAGCCCTACACCAACTACATGTCCCTACGCAACCATATGCGAATTCACGGTCAGAAGCGCTACATGTGCGACCTGTGCGGGAAGGCCTTCCGCCTTGCCCGGTACCTCCGTAACCACCAGAGGATCCACGATGACGGACCCAACCGCTTTGACTGTCCCTCTTGCTGCAAGAGCTTCAGGACTATGCTGGAGCTGGCCCAGCATCGCTGCACCGCTGCTGCATCtaaccag AACCGGTTCAACTGCCCGTCCTGCTTTAAGAGCTACCGATCCATGCTGGACCTGGCCCAGCACCGCTGCAGCGCCGCGGCCAAAAACCAG TCTGGCAGTCGCCGGTCCAATTTCTCCACCACTCCTCGCCgtcagcagcagcggcagaaCAACGCTAACTCCATGATGCAACAGCAACATGGAGGACACGGTCGACAGGAACCTCTTCCCTCCCACTGCGTGTCACCAATGTCTCAGGGCGGGCAAGGCGGCAATGTGGCCAGCCAGTCCGTACCTGACCCCCACCAG GGCCGTCCCAGTTCAGTGTCCTCCCAGAGCAGCCAGCAGAGCATGAGGAGCTCGTCCTCCAACAAACACGTCTCCTCCTCTAGCGCCGCCCCATCCTCCTCCTACTCCCTGCTCCAGCCCCTGGTGCCTGAGGTAAAGGAGATGAGCTTGGGATACACTAGGCTGAGCGCCAACCCTATG CCGAAGCACCAGGACACTTTCTCTCTGGCCCCCCAGCGGCCCCTCACCACCATCAACCCCATTGGCCACTCCCTTCATCCGAACGGAGCGCCCACACTCAAGCCTTCCCCCGTGCCACGCACCATCCAGGCCATGCCCTGGGAGCAGCGCTCCCTCTACAATCAATGA
- the LOC109639948 gene encoding zinc finger protein 646-like isoform X5, whose protein sequence is MYARTNTGSAHGDFQDRNGVNYVTSTETFGHCSQLFWKKDPNDSGPSSTISWCDQLPSSSAALTTSSLSAASLSTSSLSLDSRAPPPATTTVADDMESDERPYVCDMCTCAYKHASSLLNHKLTHKTGDFRCDFCSKPYTNYMSLRNHMRIHGQKRYMCDLCGKAFRLARYLRNHQRIHDDGPNRFDCPSCCKSFRTMLELAQHRCTAAASNQSGSRRSNFSTTPRRQQQRQNNANSMMQQQHGGHGRQEPLPSHCVSPMSQGGQGGNVASQSVPDPHQGRPSSVSSQSSQQSMRSSSSNKHVSSSSAAPSSSYSLLQPLVPEVKEMSLGYTRLSANPMPKHQDTFSLAPQRPLTTINPIGHSLHPNGAPTLKPSPVPRTIQAMPWEQRSLYNQ, encoded by the exons ATGTACGCCCGAACGAATACCGGCAGCGCACACGGAGACTTCCAGGATCGAAACGGAGTAAATTATGTGACATCGACAGAGACCTTCGGTCACTGCTCTCAATTGTTCTGGAAAAAGGATCCCAACGACTCCGGA CCGAGTTCGACCATCAGTTGGTGTGATCAGCTCCCTTCGTCCTCAGCAGCCCTCACCACCTCCAGTCTCTCCGCAGCGTCACTGTCCACCTCTAGTCTTTCCCTGGACTCCAGAGCGCCACCCCCTGCAACGACGACGGTGGCAGACGACATGGAATCCGACGAGAGGCCATACGTCTGTGACATGTGCACCTGCGCCTACAAGCACGCCAGCTCCCTGCTCAACCACAAGCTCACCCACAAGACAGGAGACTTCAG ATGCGACTTTTGCAGCAAGCCCTACACCAACTACATGTCCCTACGCAACCATATGCGAATTCACGGTCAGAAGCGCTACATGTGCGACCTGTGCGGGAAGGCCTTCCGCCTTGCCCGGTACCTCCGTAACCACCAGAGGATCCACGATGACGGACCCAACCGCTTTGACTGTCCCTCTTGCTGCAAGAGCTTCAGGACTATGCTGGAGCTGGCCCAGCATCGCTGCACCGCTGCTGCATCtaaccag TCTGGCAGTCGCCGGTCCAATTTCTCCACCACTCCTCGCCgtcagcagcagcggcagaaCAACGCTAACTCCATGATGCAACAGCAACATGGAGGACACGGTCGACAGGAACCTCTTCCCTCCCACTGCGTGTCACCAATGTCTCAGGGCGGGCAAGGCGGCAATGTGGCCAGCCAGTCCGTACCTGACCCCCACCAG GGCCGTCCCAGTTCAGTGTCCTCCCAGAGCAGCCAGCAGAGCATGAGGAGCTCGTCCTCCAACAAACACGTCTCCTCCTCTAGCGCCGCCCCATCCTCCTCCTACTCCCTGCTCCAGCCCCTGGTGCCTGAGGTAAAGGAGATGAGCTTGGGATACACTAGGCTGAGCGCCAACCCTATG CCGAAGCACCAGGACACTTTCTCTCTGGCCCCCCAGCGGCCCCTCACCACCATCAACCCCATTGGCCACTCCCTTCATCCGAACGGAGCGCCCACACTCAAGCCTTCCCCCGTGCCACGCACCATCCAGGCCATGCCCTGGGAGCAGCGCTCCCTCTACAATCAATGA
- the LOC109639948 gene encoding zinc finger protein 646-like isoform X3: protein MYARTNTGSAHGDFQDRNGVNYVTSTETFGHCSQLFWKKDPNDSGPSSTISWCDQLPSSSAALTTSSLSAASLSTSSLSLDSRAPPPATTTVADDMESDERPYVCDMCTCAYKHASSLLNHKLTHKTGDFRCDFCSKPYTNYMSLRNHMRIHGQKRYMCDLCGKAFRLARYLRNHQRIHDDGPNRFDCPSCCKSFRTMLELAQHRCTAAASNQNRFNCPSCFKSYRSMLDLAQHRCSAAAKNQSGSRRSNFSTTPRRQQQRQNNANSMMQQQHGGHGRQEPLPSHCVSPMSQGGQGGNVASQSVPDPHQQGRPSSVSSQSSQQSMRSSSSNKHVSSSSAAPSSSYSLLQPLVPEPKHQDTFSLAPQRPLTTINPIGHSLHPNGAPTLKPSPVPRTIQAMPWEQRSLYNQ, encoded by the exons ATGTACGCCCGAACGAATACCGGCAGCGCACACGGAGACTTCCAGGATCGAAACGGAGTAAATTATGTGACATCGACAGAGACCTTCGGTCACTGCTCTCAATTGTTCTGGAAAAAGGATCCCAACGACTCCGGA CCGAGTTCGACCATCAGTTGGTGTGATCAGCTCCCTTCGTCCTCAGCAGCCCTCACCACCTCCAGTCTCTCCGCAGCGTCACTGTCCACCTCTAGTCTTTCCCTGGACTCCAGAGCGCCACCCCCTGCAACGACGACGGTGGCAGACGACATGGAATCCGACGAGAGGCCATACGTCTGTGACATGTGCACCTGCGCCTACAAGCACGCCAGCTCCCTGCTCAACCACAAGCTCACCCACAAGACAGGAGACTTCAG ATGCGACTTTTGCAGCAAGCCCTACACCAACTACATGTCCCTACGCAACCATATGCGAATTCACGGTCAGAAGCGCTACATGTGCGACCTGTGCGGGAAGGCCTTCCGCCTTGCCCGGTACCTCCGTAACCACCAGAGGATCCACGATGACGGACCCAACCGCTTTGACTGTCCCTCTTGCTGCAAGAGCTTCAGGACTATGCTGGAGCTGGCCCAGCATCGCTGCACCGCTGCTGCATCtaaccag AACCGGTTCAACTGCCCGTCCTGCTTTAAGAGCTACCGATCCATGCTGGACCTGGCCCAGCACCGCTGCAGCGCCGCGGCCAAAAACCAG TCTGGCAGTCGCCGGTCCAATTTCTCCACCACTCCTCGCCgtcagcagcagcggcagaaCAACGCTAACTCCATGATGCAACAGCAACATGGAGGACACGGTCGACAGGAACCTCTTCCCTCCCACTGCGTGTCACCAATGTCTCAGGGCGGGCAAGGCGGCAATGTGGCCAGCCAGTCCGTACCTGACCCCCACCAG CAGGGCCGTCCCAGTTCAGTGTCCTCCCAGAGCAGCCAGCAGAGCATGAGGAGCTCGTCCTCCAACAAACACGTCTCCTCCTCTAGCGCCGCCCCATCCTCCTCCTACTCCCTGCTCCAGCCCCTGGTGCCTGAG CCGAAGCACCAGGACACTTTCTCTCTGGCCCCCCAGCGGCCCCTCACCACCATCAACCCCATTGGCCACTCCCTTCATCCGAACGGAGCGCCCACACTCAAGCCTTCCCCCGTGCCACGCACCATCCAGGCCATGCCCTGGGAGCAGCGCTCCCTCTACAATCAATGA
- the LOC109639948 gene encoding zinc finger protein 646-like isoform X4: MYARTNTGSAHGDFQDRNGVNYVTSTETFGHCSQLFWKKDPNDSGPSSTISWCDQLPSSSAALTTSSLSAASLSTSSLSLDSRAPPPATTTVADDMESDERPYVCDMCTCAYKHASSLLNHKLTHKTGDFRCDFCSKPYTNYMSLRNHMRIHGQKRYMCDLCGKAFRLARYLRNHQRIHDDGPNRFDCPSCCKSFRTMLELAQHRCTAAASNQSGSRRSNFSTTPRRQQQRQNNANSMMQQQHGGHGRQEPLPSHCVSPMSQGGQGGNVASQSVPDPHQQGRPSSVSSQSSQQSMRSSSSNKHVSSSSAAPSSSYSLLQPLVPEVKEMSLGYTRLSANPMPKHQDTFSLAPQRPLTTINPIGHSLHPNGAPTLKPSPVPRTIQAMPWEQRSLYNQ, translated from the exons ATGTACGCCCGAACGAATACCGGCAGCGCACACGGAGACTTCCAGGATCGAAACGGAGTAAATTATGTGACATCGACAGAGACCTTCGGTCACTGCTCTCAATTGTTCTGGAAAAAGGATCCCAACGACTCCGGA CCGAGTTCGACCATCAGTTGGTGTGATCAGCTCCCTTCGTCCTCAGCAGCCCTCACCACCTCCAGTCTCTCCGCAGCGTCACTGTCCACCTCTAGTCTTTCCCTGGACTCCAGAGCGCCACCCCCTGCAACGACGACGGTGGCAGACGACATGGAATCCGACGAGAGGCCATACGTCTGTGACATGTGCACCTGCGCCTACAAGCACGCCAGCTCCCTGCTCAACCACAAGCTCACCCACAAGACAGGAGACTTCAG ATGCGACTTTTGCAGCAAGCCCTACACCAACTACATGTCCCTACGCAACCATATGCGAATTCACGGTCAGAAGCGCTACATGTGCGACCTGTGCGGGAAGGCCTTCCGCCTTGCCCGGTACCTCCGTAACCACCAGAGGATCCACGATGACGGACCCAACCGCTTTGACTGTCCCTCTTGCTGCAAGAGCTTCAGGACTATGCTGGAGCTGGCCCAGCATCGCTGCACCGCTGCTGCATCtaaccag TCTGGCAGTCGCCGGTCCAATTTCTCCACCACTCCTCGCCgtcagcagcagcggcagaaCAACGCTAACTCCATGATGCAACAGCAACATGGAGGACACGGTCGACAGGAACCTCTTCCCTCCCACTGCGTGTCACCAATGTCTCAGGGCGGGCAAGGCGGCAATGTGGCCAGCCAGTCCGTACCTGACCCCCACCAG CAGGGCCGTCCCAGTTCAGTGTCCTCCCAGAGCAGCCAGCAGAGCATGAGGAGCTCGTCCTCCAACAAACACGTCTCCTCCTCTAGCGCCGCCCCATCCTCCTCCTACTCCCTGCTCCAGCCCCTGGTGCCTGAGGTAAAGGAGATGAGCTTGGGATACACTAGGCTGAGCGCCAACCCTATG CCGAAGCACCAGGACACTTTCTCTCTGGCCCCCCAGCGGCCCCTCACCACCATCAACCCCATTGGCCACTCCCTTCATCCGAACGGAGCGCCCACACTCAAGCCTTCCCCCGTGCCACGCACCATCCAGGCCATGCCCTGGGAGCAGCGCTCCCTCTACAATCAATGA
- the LOC109639948 gene encoding zinc finger protein 646-like isoform X6 gives MYARTNTGSAHGDFQDRNGVNYVTSTETFGHCSQLFWKKDPNDSGPSSTISWCDQLPSSSAALTTSSLSAASLSTSSLSLDSRAPPPATTTVADDMESDERPYVCDMCTCAYKHASSLLNHKLTHKTGDFRCDFCSKPYTNYMSLRNHMRIHGQKRYMCDLCGKAFRLARYLRNHQRIHDDGPNRFDCPSCCKSFRTMLELAQHRCTAAASNQSGSRRSNFSTTPRRQQQRQNNANSMMQQQHGGHGRQEPLPSHCVSPMSQGGQGGNVASQSVPDPHQQGRPSSVSSQSSQQSMRSSSSNKHVSSSSAAPSSSYSLLQPLVPEPKHQDTFSLAPQRPLTTINPIGHSLHPNGAPTLKPSPVPRTIQAMPWEQRSLYNQ, from the exons ATGTACGCCCGAACGAATACCGGCAGCGCACACGGAGACTTCCAGGATCGAAACGGAGTAAATTATGTGACATCGACAGAGACCTTCGGTCACTGCTCTCAATTGTTCTGGAAAAAGGATCCCAACGACTCCGGA CCGAGTTCGACCATCAGTTGGTGTGATCAGCTCCCTTCGTCCTCAGCAGCCCTCACCACCTCCAGTCTCTCCGCAGCGTCACTGTCCACCTCTAGTCTTTCCCTGGACTCCAGAGCGCCACCCCCTGCAACGACGACGGTGGCAGACGACATGGAATCCGACGAGAGGCCATACGTCTGTGACATGTGCACCTGCGCCTACAAGCACGCCAGCTCCCTGCTCAACCACAAGCTCACCCACAAGACAGGAGACTTCAG ATGCGACTTTTGCAGCAAGCCCTACACCAACTACATGTCCCTACGCAACCATATGCGAATTCACGGTCAGAAGCGCTACATGTGCGACCTGTGCGGGAAGGCCTTCCGCCTTGCCCGGTACCTCCGTAACCACCAGAGGATCCACGATGACGGACCCAACCGCTTTGACTGTCCCTCTTGCTGCAAGAGCTTCAGGACTATGCTGGAGCTGGCCCAGCATCGCTGCACCGCTGCTGCATCtaaccag TCTGGCAGTCGCCGGTCCAATTTCTCCACCACTCCTCGCCgtcagcagcagcggcagaaCAACGCTAACTCCATGATGCAACAGCAACATGGAGGACACGGTCGACAGGAACCTCTTCCCTCCCACTGCGTGTCACCAATGTCTCAGGGCGGGCAAGGCGGCAATGTGGCCAGCCAGTCCGTACCTGACCCCCACCAG CAGGGCCGTCCCAGTTCAGTGTCCTCCCAGAGCAGCCAGCAGAGCATGAGGAGCTCGTCCTCCAACAAACACGTCTCCTCCTCTAGCGCCGCCCCATCCTCCTCCTACTCCCTGCTCCAGCCCCTGGTGCCTGAG CCGAAGCACCAGGACACTTTCTCTCTGGCCCCCCAGCGGCCCCTCACCACCATCAACCCCATTGGCCACTCCCTTCATCCGAACGGAGCGCCCACACTCAAGCCTTCCCCCGTGCCACGCACCATCCAGGCCATGCCCTGGGAGCAGCGCTCCCTCTACAATCAATGA
- the rab11fip4a gene encoding rab11 family-interacting protein 4A isoform X2: MIMCTRSFPECSVYREGCGADGECDMDSSTENSLDSLHPTRKDSQLAGSASASVISGEEQFEDYGEGEDVDFIPSSPCPEEDNRTNGFSDLGSSLPSSAGQTPQKMRQLYNSELLDIYCSQCCKKVNLLNDLEARLRNLKANSPNRKITSTAFGRQLFQANHSVFGSSQGSSTEDLFTDSIDSCDLDITEKVSYLEKKVTELESDSLANGDLKSKLKHENTQLVHRVHELEEQVKDAETRADQCLEEETKRHREAYTKMERDRNFEMDLLCNRLQQLEEENGEMKLNVCRLKSQTEKLDQEKQRMTDKLEDTSLRLKDEMDLYRKILDKLWHNRHAFQKEKESMQELIEDLRRELEYLQLFKLEMEHPGKGKGLSEYNAKTRESEMEHEVKRLKQENYKLRDQNDDLNAQILSLSLYEAKNLFACQSKAQCLAAEIDNASRDELVDALKEQEEINLRLRQYMDKIILAILDHNPSILEIKG; the protein is encoded by the exons ATGATCATGTGCACCCGGTCCTTCCCTGAATGCAGTGTGTACAGGGAGGGTTGTGGTGCTGATGGGGAGTGTGACATGGACAGCagcactgaaaacagcttggACTCTTTGCACCCAACAAGAAAAGACAG CCAACTCGCTGGCTCGGCGTCTGCGTCCGTCATCTCTGGTGAGGAGCAGTTTGAGGACTACGGTGAGGGGGAGGATGTGGATTTCATTCCCAGCAGCCCTTGCCCTGAAGAAGACAACCGAACAAATGGCTTCTCAGATCTGGGATCCTCGCTTCCCTCGAG TGCTGGGCAGACGCCCCAGAAAATGCGGCAACTATATAACAGTGAGCTGCTGGACATCTACTGTTCTCAGTGCTGCAAGAAAGTGAATCTGCTCAATGACCTGGAGGCTCGACTTCGAAACCTCAAGGCCAACag CCCTAACAGAAAGATCACCAGCACAGCATTTGGACG tcagctgTTCCAGGCCAACCACAGCGTGTTTGGGTCGAGTCagggcagcagcacagaggatcTGTTCACAGACAGCATCGACTCCTGTGATCTTGACATCACAGAGAAA GTCAGTTATTTGGAGAAGAAGGTGACAGAGCTGGAAAGTGACAGTCTGGCAAACGGTGACCTCAAGTCGAAACTCAAACACGAAAACACACAACTAGTCCACAG ggtccatgagctggaggagcaggtgaAGGATGCAGAGACGAGGGCAGACCAgtgtctggaggaggagaccaAGAGGCACCGGGAGGCTTACAccaagatggagagagacagaaacttcGAGATGGACCTGCTCTGCAACAG GTTACAGCagttagaagaagaaaatggagaGATGAAGTTAAATGTGTGTCGACTCAAGTCTCAGACCGAGAAACTGGACCAG gagaagcagaggatGACAGACAAGCTGGAGGACACTAGTCTGAGGCTGAAAGATGAGATGGACCTCTACAGGAAGATACTGGACAAGCTCTGGCACAACCGCCATGCATTTCAGAAGGAAAAGGAGTCTATGCAGGAG CTGATCGAAGATCTGCGCCGGGAGCTGGAGTACCTGCAGCTGTTTAAGCTGGAAATGGAGCATCCTGGGAAAGGCAAGGGGTTATCGGAGTACAACGCCAAGACCAGGGAGAGTGAGATGGAACATGAAGTCAAGAGACTGAAacag GAGAACTACAAGCTGCGGGATCAGAATGATGACCTGAACGCTCAGATTCTCAGCCTGAGCCTGTATGAGGCTAAAAACCTGTTTGCCTGTCAAAGCAAGGCCCAGTGCTTGGCAGCCGAGATCGACAACGCATCCAGAGATGAG CTGGTAGATGCTTTGAAGGAACAGGAGGAGATCAACCTGCGTCTGAGGCAGTACATGGACAAAATTATTCTGGCCATTCTCGACCATAACCCCTCTATTCTGGAGATCAAGGGTTaa
- the LOC109639948 gene encoding zinc finger protein 646-like isoform X1, with protein sequence MYARTNTGSAHGDFQDRNGVNYVTSTETFGHCSQLFWKKDPNDSGPSSTISWCDQLPSSSAALTTSSLSAASLSTSSLSLDSRAPPPATTTVADDMESDERPYVCDMCTCAYKHASSLLNHKLTHKTGDFRCDFCSKPYTNYMSLRNHMRIHGQKRYMCDLCGKAFRLARYLRNHQRIHDDGPNRFDCPSCCKSFRTMLELAQHRCTAAASNQNRFNCPSCFKSYRSMLDLAQHRCSAAAKNQSGSRRSNFSTTPRRQQQRQNNANSMMQQQHGGHGRQEPLPSHCVSPMSQGGQGGNVASQSVPDPHQQGRPSSVSSQSSQQSMRSSSSNKHVSSSSAAPSSSYSLLQPLVPEVKEMSLGYTRLSANPMPKHQDTFSLAPQRPLTTINPIGHSLHPNGAPTLKPSPVPRTIQAMPWEQRSLYNQ encoded by the exons ATGTACGCCCGAACGAATACCGGCAGCGCACACGGAGACTTCCAGGATCGAAACGGAGTAAATTATGTGACATCGACAGAGACCTTCGGTCACTGCTCTCAATTGTTCTGGAAAAAGGATCCCAACGACTCCGGA CCGAGTTCGACCATCAGTTGGTGTGATCAGCTCCCTTCGTCCTCAGCAGCCCTCACCACCTCCAGTCTCTCCGCAGCGTCACTGTCCACCTCTAGTCTTTCCCTGGACTCCAGAGCGCCACCCCCTGCAACGACGACGGTGGCAGACGACATGGAATCCGACGAGAGGCCATACGTCTGTGACATGTGCACCTGCGCCTACAAGCACGCCAGCTCCCTGCTCAACCACAAGCTCACCCACAAGACAGGAGACTTCAG ATGCGACTTTTGCAGCAAGCCCTACACCAACTACATGTCCCTACGCAACCATATGCGAATTCACGGTCAGAAGCGCTACATGTGCGACCTGTGCGGGAAGGCCTTCCGCCTTGCCCGGTACCTCCGTAACCACCAGAGGATCCACGATGACGGACCCAACCGCTTTGACTGTCCCTCTTGCTGCAAGAGCTTCAGGACTATGCTGGAGCTGGCCCAGCATCGCTGCACCGCTGCTGCATCtaaccag AACCGGTTCAACTGCCCGTCCTGCTTTAAGAGCTACCGATCCATGCTGGACCTGGCCCAGCACCGCTGCAGCGCCGCGGCCAAAAACCAG TCTGGCAGTCGCCGGTCCAATTTCTCCACCACTCCTCGCCgtcagcagcagcggcagaaCAACGCTAACTCCATGATGCAACAGCAACATGGAGGACACGGTCGACAGGAACCTCTTCCCTCCCACTGCGTGTCACCAATGTCTCAGGGCGGGCAAGGCGGCAATGTGGCCAGCCAGTCCGTACCTGACCCCCACCAG CAGGGCCGTCCCAGTTCAGTGTCCTCCCAGAGCAGCCAGCAGAGCATGAGGAGCTCGTCCTCCAACAAACACGTCTCCTCCTCTAGCGCCGCCCCATCCTCCTCCTACTCCCTGCTCCAGCCCCTGGTGCCTGAGGTAAAGGAGATGAGCTTGGGATACACTAGGCTGAGCGCCAACCCTATG CCGAAGCACCAGGACACTTTCTCTCTGGCCCCCCAGCGGCCCCTCACCACCATCAACCCCATTGGCCACTCCCTTCATCCGAACGGAGCGCCCACACTCAAGCCTTCCCCCGTGCCACGCACCATCCAGGCCATGCCCTGGGAGCAGCGCTCCCTCTACAATCAATGA